The following proteins are co-located in the Massilia litorea genome:
- a CDS encoding DUF4402 domain-containing protein has translation MPVRSKRFILLASTAVQALLAFALVLTPCPASAQQVALSNTRGLDFGRFVAGSGGTITLSPSGLRSRTGGVILLNSPNASQAAFSASQTTLDAGRGSLRTTATTAATTAVIVSVPANGATYLTSGANSMAVGDFVTPDALLAVGSSGASLAVGATLVVAPNQPPGNYSGTFSVIVNHQ, from the coding sequence ATGCCGGTACGCAGCAAGCGCTTCATCCTGCTCGCGAGCACCGCCGTCCAGGCGCTGCTCGCGTTCGCGCTTGTGCTCACCCCGTGCCCCGCGTCCGCGCAGCAGGTTGCACTCAGCAACACCCGCGGCCTCGACTTCGGACGCTTCGTCGCCGGCAGTGGCGGCACGATCACCCTGAGCCCTTCCGGCCTGCGTTCGCGTACCGGTGGCGTGATCCTGCTCAACTCGCCGAACGCGAGCCAGGCCGCATTCAGCGCCAGCCAGACCACGCTCGACGCCGGCCGCGGCAGCCTGCGTACAACGGCCACGACTGCCGCTACCACGGCGGTCATCGTCTCGGTGCCGGCCAACGGCGCTACTTACCTCACCAGCGGTGCCAACAGCATGGCGGTCGGCGATTTCGTCACGCCGGACGCACTGCTCGCGGTCGGGAGCAGCGGCGCCTCGCTGGCGGTCGGCGCGACGCTGGTCGTGGCGCCGAATCAGCCGCCCGGCAATTACTCCGGAACCTTTTCCGTCATCGTCAACCACCAGTAA
- a CDS encoding fimbrial biogenesis chaperone yields MLYSAFATIPATRFPPCLVLACLLLAPFLPARAELMLHPTRIVFDKNTRATQIELINNGSKPASYRISLVNRRMTEAGQFEAAESEQDGERFADAMLRYSPRQVTLQPGTAQTVRVMLRKPADLAEGEYRSHLQFDKLPEAEGSASIENQGTSGTQIGVVLNALVGAAVPVIVRHGASSASVKLAGLTLGKDEARHAQLALQFEREGNSSVYGDVSVTFTPKNGKPQSLAQVKGIAVYTPNRIRKTMLPLQVPDGVALAGGTLDVSYRDRPEAGGKLLAQASLNLP; encoded by the coding sequence ATGCTTTATTCCGCGTTTGCAACCATCCCTGCTACACGATTTCCCCCATGCCTTGTGCTCGCCTGCCTGCTGCTGGCGCCCTTCCTGCCTGCCCGTGCCGAGCTGATGCTGCACCCCACCCGCATCGTGTTCGACAAGAATACGCGCGCCACCCAGATCGAGCTGATCAACAACGGCAGCAAGCCGGCCAGCTATCGCATCTCGCTGGTGAACCGGCGGATGACCGAGGCCGGCCAGTTCGAGGCGGCCGAAAGCGAGCAGGACGGCGAACGCTTTGCCGACGCGATGCTGCGCTATTCGCCGCGCCAGGTCACCTTGCAGCCTGGCACTGCCCAGACCGTACGCGTCATGCTGCGCAAGCCCGCGGACCTGGCCGAGGGGGAATACCGCTCGCACCTGCAGTTCGACAAGCTGCCTGAAGCCGAGGGCAGCGCCAGCATCGAGAACCAGGGCACGAGCGGCACCCAGATCGGCGTGGTGCTGAACGCACTGGTCGGCGCCGCCGTTCCGGTCATCGTGCGGCACGGCGCCTCCAGCGCCAGCGTCAAACTGGCCGGGCTGACCCTGGGCAAGGACGAGGCCAGGCATGCGCAGCTCGCCCTGCAATTCGAACGCGAGGGCAACAGCTCGGTGTATGGCGACGTCAGCGTCACTTTCACGCCAAAGAACGGCAAGCCGCAGAGCCTGGCCCAGGTCAAGGGCATTGCCGTTTACACGCCGAACCGCATCCGCAAGACGATGCTGCCGCTGCAGGTGCCGGATGGCGTGGCGCTGGCCGGCGGCACGCTCGACGTCAGCTACCGTGACCGGCCCGAAGCCGGAGGCAAGCTGCTGGCGCAGGCCAGCCTGAACCTGCCATGA
- a CDS encoding MSCRAMM family protein yields MGAAHWQGGHAGRTGLVLAALAVSTALPAFQPAAAAVPVQAKESEANEVLLEVRLGSMVLSDAVTAYELGRDVYLPLGEMARLLTLAIRVMPGAGRASGYILSEQRNFSLDAGGRAVDIAGKREAVDPAQLKLEGDEIYVASRLLARWLPVDLDLDMPSLALKVRPREQLPLQARLQRRERGRLPGRPGGYIDPGYPRLATPYRLADVPFIDQTLGFGLDGRGGARSTAASWSAYAATDLLGMEAALYVSRNLHAPMSAPRLTLGRHDPDGGLLGPLGARSVLFGSVPVPGVANISGSSATGDGIALSNRRLDQPTSFDRHTLQGDLPPGWDVELYYNEALVGVQQPGPGGKYSFDDQPLAYGPNEFRLVFHGPLGQLRIERQSFLLEQSALPRGALFYDLAAHRDREGRQRALAQFEWGVGEHLNATAGWQRLPLFGATRSYANLGLRSYWNSVILTADTVQADDRGRLAQLGLKTRLGNVAISASHARLDKFTSEFFTSTNDPVRTRDELRAEGVLALGSASFFPLSLQFRRDLLTSSLERREIQGRLSAYRNGTALSNALRWQSLGAARHADGALQVSRRMAGIGITSQLQYTLAPAARLDSAAVSADWVLRDGYMLNLGLTRLFQQRELRAAGSLNKSLGSFGLGLSGFYSSRRELGIGVRLFMAMGLEPRRGRVLLEAQPMANMGAGSVRVFLDKNLNGTKDEGEEGIAGAGFTINGANVAVRTDAGGVAWLPRLPASRHADIGLDPDTLEDPQWQPQIKGVRIVPRPGKVSRVDFAVSMTGEVDGTTWLLGQGGRRPVGDLRLELVDASGKVAATINSAADGYYVMTGIFPGEYVLRVAPEQLERLGLQQAGTHTITIGPEGSVLNGRDLDVRPLGGA; encoded by the coding sequence GTGGGCGCGGCGCATTGGCAAGGTGGGCACGCAGGGCGCACGGGCCTGGTGCTCGCGGCGCTGGCCGTGTCCACCGCGCTGCCGGCATTCCAGCCTGCCGCCGCAGCGGTGCCCGTGCAGGCGAAGGAGAGCGAGGCGAACGAGGTCCTGCTCGAGGTGCGCCTCGGCAGCATGGTGCTGTCCGACGCGGTCACGGCCTACGAGCTCGGGCGCGACGTCTACCTGCCGCTGGGCGAAATGGCACGCCTGCTGACCCTGGCCATCCGCGTCATGCCCGGCGCAGGCCGCGCCAGCGGCTACATCCTGTCCGAGCAACGCAATTTCAGCCTCGACGCAGGAGGACGGGCGGTCGACATCGCAGGCAAGCGCGAAGCGGTCGATCCCGCGCAGCTCAAGCTGGAAGGGGATGAGATCTATGTGGCCAGCCGCCTGCTGGCGCGCTGGCTGCCGGTTGACCTCGACCTCGATATGCCGAGCCTGGCGCTGAAGGTGCGCCCGCGTGAGCAATTGCCGCTGCAGGCGCGCCTGCAGCGGCGCGAGCGCGGCCGGCTGCCGGGCAGGCCAGGCGGCTACATCGATCCCGGCTATCCGCGCCTGGCCACGCCCTATCGCCTGGCCGACGTCCCCTTCATCGACCAGACGCTGGGGTTCGGGCTCGACGGGCGCGGCGGGGCGCGCAGCACGGCGGCATCCTGGAGCGCCTATGCCGCCACCGATTTGCTGGGCATGGAAGCGGCCCTGTATGTCAGCCGCAACCTGCATGCGCCCATGTCCGCGCCGCGCCTGACGCTCGGGCGCCACGACCCGGACGGCGGCCTGCTCGGGCCGCTGGGAGCGCGCAGCGTGCTGTTCGGCAGTGTGCCGGTGCCGGGCGTGGCCAACATCTCGGGCAGCAGCGCCACCGGCGACGGGATCGCGCTCAGCAACCGCCGGCTGGACCAGCCGACCAGTTTCGACCGCCACACACTGCAGGGCGACCTGCCGCCGGGATGGGATGTCGAGCTGTACTACAACGAGGCGCTGGTCGGCGTCCAGCAGCCGGGACCCGGCGGCAAATACAGCTTCGATGACCAGCCGCTGGCCTATGGCCCGAACGAGTTCCGCCTGGTGTTTCATGGTCCGCTAGGGCAGCTGCGCATCGAGCGCCAGTCCTTCCTGCTGGAGCAGTCGGCGCTGCCGCGCGGCGCGCTGTTCTACGACCTGGCCGCGCACCGCGACCGGGAAGGGCGCCAGCGTGCCCTGGCGCAGTTCGAATGGGGCGTGGGCGAACACCTGAACGCCACCGCCGGCTGGCAGCGCCTGCCGCTGTTCGGTGCCACCCGCAGCTATGCCAACCTCGGCCTGCGCAGCTACTGGAACAGCGTCATCCTGACCGCCGATACGGTGCAGGCCGACGACCGCGGCAGGCTGGCCCAACTGGGGCTGAAGACGCGGCTCGGCAATGTGGCAATCTCGGCCAGCCATGCCCGCCTCGACAAGTTCACCAGCGAATTTTTTACCTCTACCAATGACCCGGTGCGCACCCGCGACGAGCTGCGCGCCGAAGGCGTGCTGGCGCTGGGGAGCGCCAGTTTCTTTCCGCTGTCCCTGCAGTTCAGGCGCGACCTGCTCACATCAAGCCTTGAGCGCCGCGAGATCCAGGGGCGCCTGTCGGCCTACCGCAATGGCACCGCGCTCAGCAATGCGCTACGCTGGCAGTCGCTGGGCGCTGCCAGGCATGCCGATGGTGCGCTGCAGGTCAGCCGCAGGATGGCGGGCATCGGCATCACAAGCCAGCTGCAATACACGCTGGCGCCCGCAGCCCGGCTGGACAGTGCGGCCGTGTCGGCCGATTGGGTCCTGCGTGACGGCTACATGCTGAACCTGGGGCTGACGCGCCTGTTCCAGCAGCGCGAGCTGCGCGCGGCCGGCTCGCTCAACAAGAGCCTGGGCAGTTTCGGCCTTGGCCTGAGCGGCTTTTACTCGAGCCGCCGCGAGCTCGGCATCGGGGTGCGCCTGTTCATGGCCATGGGCCTGGAGCCGCGCAGGGGGCGCGTGTTGCTGGAGGCGCAGCCGATGGCGAACATGGGCGCGGGATCGGTCCGCGTGTTCCTCGACAAGAACCTGAACGGCACGAAAGACGAAGGCGAGGAGGGCATTGCCGGTGCCGGCTTCACCATCAACGGCGCCAATGTCGCGGTGCGCACGGATGCCGGCGGCGTCGCCTGGCTGCCGCGCCTGCCGGCCAGCCGGCATGCGGACATCGGGCTCGACCCGGACACCCTGGAGGACCCGCAGTGGCAGCCGCAAATAAAGGGCGTGCGCATCGTGCCACGTCCGGGCAAGGTCAGCCGGGTGGACTTTGCGGTCAGCATGACCGGCGAGGTGGACGGTACGACCTGGCTGCTCGGGCAGGGCGGCCGCCGTCCGGTCGGCGACTTGCGGCTCGAACTGGTCGATGCGTCGGGCAAGGTGGCCGCCACCATCAACAGCGCCGCCGACGGCTATTACGTCATGACCGGCATCTTCCCTGGAGAATATGTGCTGCGCGTCGCACCGGAGCAGCTCGAACGCCTCGGCTTGCAGCAGGCCGGCACACACACCATCACGATCGGGCCCGAGGGTAGCGTGCTCAACGGGCGCGACCTTGATGTGCGCCCGCTCGGTGGTGCCTGA
- a CDS encoding BaiN/RdsA family NAD(P)/FAD-dependent oxidoreductase, which produces MAKQFDVAVIGAGAAGMMCAAIAGARGKRVVLIDHAEKLAEKIRISGGGRCNFTNINAGPANFLSENPHFCKSALSRYTAQDFLALVKKHRIAYHEKHRGQLFCNDSSEQIIAMLKAECSAAEVNWRMPCKVHGITKEADGYLIDTDHGDIAAESVVIATGGLSIPKIGATDLGYRIATQFGLPLVEPRPGLVPLTFDGPGWAAFAPLAGIALEVEVSTSSGKGKHARNGKGGGLFREDLLFTHRGLSGPAILQISSYWEPGTPIVVNLLPEMDVAEELIGSKTTVKKQLGNVLTQWLPARLVEGLLLANGLAPDARLADMPDAKLRKLGDAINRWAIVPTGSEGYRKAEVTLGGVDTRALSQQTMMAKDVPGLYFIGEAVDVTGWLGGYNFQWAWASGYVAGQSV; this is translated from the coding sequence ATGGCAAAACAATTCGATGTAGCGGTAATCGGCGCAGGCGCGGCCGGAATGATGTGCGCGGCGATTGCCGGCGCACGCGGCAAGCGCGTGGTACTGATCGACCATGCCGAAAAACTGGCCGAGAAAATCCGCATCTCCGGCGGCGGGCGCTGCAACTTCACCAACATCAACGCCGGGCCGGCCAACTTCCTGTCCGAGAACCCGCATTTTTGTAAAAGCGCGCTGTCGCGCTACACGGCCCAGGATTTCCTGGCCCTGGTGAAAAAACACCGCATCGCATACCACGAAAAGCACCGCGGCCAGCTGTTCTGCAACGACTCAAGCGAGCAGATCATCGCCATGCTGAAGGCCGAGTGCAGCGCGGCCGAGGTCAACTGGCGCATGCCGTGCAAGGTGCATGGCATCACGAAAGAGGCGGACGGCTACCTCATCGATACCGACCACGGCGATATCGCGGCGGAGAGCGTCGTGATCGCCACCGGCGGCCTGTCGATCCCGAAAATCGGCGCCACCGACCTCGGTTACCGCATCGCCACCCAGTTCGGCCTGCCGCTGGTCGAGCCGCGTCCGGGCCTGGTGCCGCTGACCTTCGATGGCCCGGGCTGGGCTGCTTTTGCGCCGCTGGCGGGTATTGCGCTGGAGGTCGAGGTCTCCACTAGTTCCGGCAAGGGTAAACATGCAAGGAATGGAAAAGGCGGTGGCCTGTTCCGCGAAGATTTATTGTTCACCCACCGCGGCCTGTCGGGCCCGGCGATCCTGCAAATTTCCAGCTACTGGGAACCGGGCACCCCGATCGTGGTGAACCTGTTGCCGGAGATGGATGTCGCCGAGGAACTGATCGGCTCCAAGACGACGGTCAAGAAGCAGCTCGGCAACGTGCTGACCCAATGGCTGCCCGCGCGCCTGGTCGAGGGCCTGCTGCTGGCCAACGGCCTCGCCCCGGACGCGCGCCTGGCCGACATGCCCGACGCCAAGCTGCGCAAGCTCGGCGACGCCATCAACCGCTGGGCCATCGTCCCGACCGGCTCGGAGGGGTATCGGAAGGCCGAAGTCACCCTCGGCGGCGTCGACACCCGCGCGCTGTCCCAGCAAACGATGATGGCCAAGGATGTCCCCGGCCTGTATTTCATCGGCGAAGCGGTCGACGTCACCGGCTGGCTCGGCGGCTACAACTTCCAGTGGGCCTGGGCTTCCGGCTACGTCGCCGGCCAGAGCGTTTAA
- the rpsU gene encoding 30S ribosomal protein S21, which translates to MTTIRLKENEPFEVAMRRFKRTIEKTGLLTELRAREFYEKPTAERKRKLAAAVKRHYKRIRSQQLPKKLY; encoded by the coding sequence ATGACCACTATCCGCCTTAAAGAAAACGAGCCGTTCGAAGTCGCAATGCGTCGCTTCAAGCGCACCATCGAAAAAACCGGTCTGCTGACCGAACTGCGCGCACGCGAGTTCTACGAGAAGCCAACTGCAGAGCGCAAGCGCAAGCTCGCCGCTGCCGTGAAGCGCCACTACAAGCGCATCCGCAGCCAGCAACTGCCTAAGAAACTGTACTAA
- a CDS encoding GatB/YqeY domain-containing protein, whose translation MSLKEQITNDMKAAMRAKEAGKLNTIRLLLAEIKRKEVDEQIEVNDQQTVAIVEKMIKQRKDSITQFEAGNRQDLADIEKAELEVLVAYMPAGLSDDEIAAEVAAAVAASGAAGPQDMGKVMAIVKPKLAGRADMTVVSTLVKKALTGA comes from the coding sequence ATGAGCCTGAAAGAACAAATCACCAACGACATGAAAGCGGCGATGCGCGCCAAGGAAGCCGGCAAGCTCAACACGATCCGCCTGCTGCTGGCCGAAATCAAGCGCAAGGAAGTCGACGAACAGATCGAAGTGAACGACCAGCAAACCGTGGCCATCGTCGAAAAGATGATCAAGCAGCGCAAGGACTCGATCACCCAGTTCGAAGCCGGCAACCGCCAGGACCTGGCCGACATCGAGAAGGCCGAGCTGGAAGTGCTGGTCGCCTACATGCCGGCCGGCCTGTCGGATGACGAGATCGCCGCCGAAGTTGCCGCCGCCGTGGCCGCCTCCGGCGCCGCCGGTCCGCAGGACATGGGTAAAGTCATGGCCATCGTCAAGCCGAAGCTGGCGGGCCGTGCCGACATGACCGTCGTCTCGACCCTGGTCAAGAAAGCGCTGACCGGCGCCTGA
- the dnaG gene encoding DNA primase, with protein sequence MIPQSFITDLLNRVDIVDVVGRYVQLKKGGANYMGLCPFHSEKSPSFTVSPTKQFYHCFGCGAHGTSIGFLIEYSGMGFVDAVKDLAQNVGMVVPEADDKIPPLQRAAQQAQSQSMTEALSQACDYYRAQLKTAPNAITYLKNRGLTGEVAARFGMGYAPSGWDNLRSVFPDYEMLALVESGLVIDKVDEDGGNKKRYDRFRERIMFPIRNTKGQVIGFGGRVLDNGEPKYLNSPETPLFQKGLELYGLFEARQPIRDAGYVLVTEGYMDVVALAQLGFPQAVATLGTACTSTHVQKLLRQTDNVIFSFDGDKAGRRAARRALEACLPQVSDNKTIQFLFLPEKHDPDSFVREFGADAFAQEINDAMPLSQFLLREVTGEHDLSTPEGRAATQYDAKPLLQAMTPSSLRLQIVRGLASLTESSPAEIESLFELSKPVSVAKKAPPRQGRPEPVGLELQIVRILVAHPALSLTLDEEALQAFDHFGQESSDALRYLVGTAQALGEYGNFAALSEQLKEGGGHYDRIIAEIASEPESDPEADRVWLGSAVRQIKKDALKQELNQLFSKGLTPDQVSARYREIMAQQQVLEREDAANMSPR encoded by the coding sequence GTGATTCCGCAATCCTTCATTACCGATTTGCTCAACCGCGTCGACATCGTCGACGTGGTCGGGCGCTATGTTCAGCTCAAAAAGGGCGGCGCCAATTACATGGGGCTGTGTCCTTTCCACAGCGAAAAGTCCCCCAGCTTCACCGTCAGCCCCACCAAGCAGTTCTATCACTGCTTCGGTTGCGGCGCCCATGGCACCTCGATCGGTTTCCTGATCGAGTACTCGGGCATGGGTTTCGTCGATGCCGTCAAGGACCTGGCCCAGAACGTGGGCATGGTCGTGCCCGAGGCCGACGACAAGATTCCGCCGCTGCAGCGCGCCGCCCAGCAGGCGCAATCGCAGTCGATGACGGAAGCGCTCAGCCAGGCCTGCGACTACTACCGGGCCCAGCTGAAAACCGCGCCGAACGCGATCACCTACCTGAAGAACCGCGGCCTGACCGGCGAAGTCGCCGCCCGCTTCGGCATGGGCTATGCCCCGTCCGGCTGGGACAACCTGCGTAGCGTGTTCCCGGATTACGAGATGCTGGCGCTGGTCGAATCCGGCCTCGTGATCGACAAGGTCGACGAGGACGGCGGCAACAAGAAGCGCTACGACCGTTTCCGCGAACGCATCATGTTCCCGATCCGCAACACCAAAGGGCAGGTGATCGGATTCGGCGGGCGCGTGCTCGACAACGGCGAACCGAAATACCTGAACTCGCCTGAAACGCCGCTGTTCCAGAAGGGTCTCGAACTGTACGGCCTGTTCGAAGCGCGCCAGCCGATCCGCGACGCCGGCTATGTGCTGGTGACGGAAGGCTATATGGACGTCGTCGCGCTGGCCCAGCTCGGCTTCCCGCAAGCGGTGGCCACCCTCGGCACGGCGTGCACCAGTACCCACGTGCAAAAGCTGCTGCGCCAGACCGACAACGTCATCTTCAGTTTCGACGGCGATAAAGCAGGCCGCCGCGCCGCACGGCGTGCGCTCGAGGCGTGCTTGCCGCAGGTGTCGGACAACAAGACCATCCAGTTCCTGTTCTTGCCCGAAAAGCACGACCCGGACAGCTTCGTGCGCGAGTTCGGCGCCGATGCTTTTGCTCAGGAAATCAACGACGCGATGCCTTTGTCCCAGTTTTTGCTGCGCGAAGTGACGGGCGAACACGATTTATCGACGCCGGAAGGGCGCGCCGCCACCCAGTACGATGCCAAGCCGCTGCTGCAGGCGATGACGCCATCCTCGCTGCGCCTGCAGATCGTGCGCGGTTTGGCCAGCCTCACGGAATCGTCGCCGGCCGAGATCGAAAGTCTGTTCGAGTTGTCCAAGCCGGTATCGGTTGCCAAGAAGGCGCCGCCGCGTCAGGGGCGGCCGGAACCGGTCGGCCTGGAGTTGCAGATCGTGCGCATCCTGGTTGCGCATCCGGCGCTGTCGCTGACCCTCGACGAGGAAGCGCTGCAGGCGTTTGATCATTTCGGCCAGGAATCGAGCGATGCCTTGCGTTATCTCGTCGGCACCGCCCAGGCCCTGGGCGAATACGGCAACTTCGCGGCCCTGTCCGAACAGTTGAAAGAGGGCGGCGGGCACTACGACCGCATCATTGCCGAAATCGCCTCGGAGCCGGAATCGGATCCTGAAGCCGACCGTGTCTGGCTGGGTAGCGCCGTGAGGCAAATCAAAAAGGATGCGCTGAAACAGGAGTTGAACCAGTTGTTTTCCAAGGGCCTGACCCCAGATCAGGTGAGCGCTCGCTATCGCGAAATCATGGCCCAGCAGCAGGTCCTGGAACGCGAAGATGCGGCGAACATGTCGCCCCGCTAA
- the rpoD gene encoding RNA polymerase sigma factor RpoD yields MAAKTTRASAKADNAQDKAEARTAGAAPVVSQTTDAAALAAIDTSGYVLPSVKVPGRRGRKPKEFTPENDEVAALNAVERAELKAVDKAKAKDRKAKEKALLKDAFASDTEASEEEIELRRQKLKTLIKNGKERGFLTYAEINDHLPDNIVDPEAIEGIIGTFNDMGIAVYEHAPDAETLLLSDNVATVTSDDEAEAAAEAALSTVDSDFGRTTDPVRMYMREMGSVELLTREGEIEIAKRIEDGLRDMIQAISACPVTIAEIISASQRIEADEIKIDEIVDGLVEEEGAVETSPSAVGPSSDDDDEDEEEEAEEEGEEEEAAATPGAAGYSAEQLEALKMAALEKFGTIESQFDKMRKAYEKDGYNSKAYVKAQEAISDELLGIRFTAKVVEKLCDTLRGQVDEVRHIEKQILDVAVNRCGMPRAHFIKVFPGNETNLEWVDGEVNAGHAYSAILGRNIPTIKELQQRLIDLQARVVLPLPDLRNINRQMAAGEMKARKAKREMTEANLRLVISIAKKYTNRGLQFLDLIQEGNIGLMKAVDKFEYRRGYKFSTYATWWIRQAITRSIADQARTIRIPVHMIETINKMNRISRQILQETGAEPDPATLAVKMEMPEDKIRKIMKIAKEPISMETPIGDDDDSHLGDFIEDNNTLAPSDAALHASMRGVVKDVLDSLTPREAKVLRMRFGIEMSTDHTLEEVGKQFDVTRERIRQIEAKALRKLRHPSRSDKLKSFLEGSS; encoded by the coding sequence GTGGCTGCCAAAACCACCAGAGCGTCCGCCAAGGCGGACAATGCGCAAGACAAGGCGGAAGCTCGCACTGCGGGCGCCGCACCTGTCGTCAGCCAGACCACCGATGCCGCCGCATTGGCCGCCATCGACACGTCGGGCTACGTGCTGCCATCCGTGAAAGTCCCGGGGCGCCGCGGTCGCAAGCCGAAAGAATTCACCCCCGAGAACGACGAAGTCGCCGCCCTGAACGCGGTCGAACGCGCCGAACTGAAAGCCGTCGACAAGGCCAAGGCCAAGGACCGCAAGGCCAAAGAAAAAGCCTTGCTGAAAGACGCGTTCGCGTCGGATACCGAAGCGAGCGAAGAAGAGATCGAGCTGCGGCGCCAGAAGCTCAAGACGCTGATCAAGAACGGCAAGGAACGCGGTTTCCTGACTTACGCGGAAATCAACGACCACCTGCCCGACAACATCGTCGATCCGGAAGCGATCGAAGGCATCATCGGCACCTTCAACGACATGGGCATTGCCGTGTACGAACACGCGCCCGATGCCGAAACGCTGCTGCTGTCCGACAACGTTGCGACCGTCACGAGCGACGATGAAGCCGAGGCCGCGGCCGAGGCGGCGCTGTCGACCGTCGACTCCGACTTCGGCCGTACCACCGACCCGGTGCGCATGTACATGCGCGAAATGGGTTCGGTCGAGCTGCTGACCCGCGAAGGCGAAATCGAAATCGCCAAACGCATCGAAGACGGCCTGCGCGACATGATCCAGGCGATCTCCGCCTGCCCGGTGACGATCGCCGAAATCATCTCCGCTTCCCAGCGCATCGAAGCCGACGAGATCAAGATCGACGAAATCGTCGACGGCCTGGTCGAAGAAGAAGGCGCGGTAGAAACCTCGCCATCGGCGGTCGGCCCAAGTTCCGACGACGACGACGAAGACGAGGAAGAAGAAGCCGAGGAAGAGGGCGAGGAAGAAGAAGCCGCCGCCACGCCTGGCGCCGCCGGCTATTCCGCCGAGCAGCTCGAAGCACTGAAAATGGCCGCCCTGGAAAAGTTCGGCACCATCGAGTCGCAGTTCGACAAGATGCGCAAGGCCTACGAGAAGGACGGCTACAACTCGAAAGCCTACGTCAAGGCGCAGGAAGCCATCTCCGACGAACTGCTGGGCATCCGCTTCACGGCCAAGGTCGTCGAAAAGCTGTGCGACACCCTGCGCGGCCAGGTCGACGAGGTGCGCCACATCGAAAAGCAGATCCTGGATGTTGCCGTGAACCGCTGCGGCATGCCGCGCGCCCACTTCATCAAAGTCTTCCCGGGCAACGAGACGAACCTGGAATGGGTCGATGGCGAAGTCAACGCCGGCCACGCCTATAGCGCCATCCTCGGACGCAATATCCCGACGATCAAGGAACTGCAGCAACGCCTGATCGACCTGCAGGCGCGCGTCGTGCTGCCGCTGCCGGACCTGCGCAACATCAACCGCCAGATGGCGGCCGGCGAGATGAAGGCGCGCAAGGCGAAGCGCGAGATGACCGAGGCCAACCTGCGTCTCGTGATCTCGATCGCCAAGAAATACACGAACCGCGGCCTGCAATTCCTCGACCTGATCCAGGAAGGCAATATCGGCCTGATGAAGGCGGTCGATAAATTCGAATACCGCCGCGGCTACAAGTTTTCGACCTATGCGACGTGGTGGATCCGGCAGGCCATCACCCGCTCGATCGCCGACCAGGCGCGCACCATCCGTATCCCGGTGCACATGATCGAAACCATCAACAAGATGAACCGCATCTCGCGCCAGATCCTGCAAGAGACGGGCGCCGAGCCGGATCCGGCCACCCTCGCGGTCAAGATGGAAATGCCGGAAGACAAAATCCGGAAGATCATGAAGATCGCGAAAGAGCCGATCTCGATGGAAACGCCGATCGGCGACGACGACGATTCGCACCTGGGCGATTTTATCGAGGACAACAACACGCTGGCGCCGTCCGATGCGGCCCTGCACGCCTCGATGCGTGGTGTGGTGAAGGACGTGCTGGACTCGCTGACCCCGCGTGAAGCGAAGGTGCTGCGCATGCGTTTCGGCATCGAGATGTCGACCGACCACACGCTGGAAGAGGTCGGCAAGCAATTCGACGTCACCCGCGAGCGCATCCGCCAGATCGAAGCGAAGGCGCTGCGCAAGCTGCGGCACCCGTCGCGTTCGGACAAGCTGAAGAGCTTCCTGGAAGGCAGCAGCTGA